The following coding sequences are from one Formosa haliotis window:
- a CDS encoding sensor histidine kinase — MHKNKYIVIASHILVWLVLFSMPYFLSYGQEQDLNRIIAHFWIPIGFYAIIFYINYLILIDRYLFTKKTFVFISINLGLIALFLYLREQIEIHFFEDLMKNDPRKANEKPPFEMFVYMQMLSYVVPLLFSIALKTTKRWQTTETERREAANVKLHSELQHLRYQLQPHFFFNSLNNIYSLVDISPEQAKSTIHSLSKLMRYLLYETNIEEVPLSKEIDFMKKYLELMKLRISDKTQVVSKFPSDISPLKVAPLLFISLIENAFKHGVSAHKESNIYIAMTTEGNKVCFHIENANFPKQTDDKSGSGIGLQNLKKRLNLLYPNKHTFKTEVLDGRFLVDLQIET; from the coding sequence ATGCACAAGAATAAATATATAGTAATTGCTTCGCATATATTGGTATGGTTGGTGTTATTTAGCATGCCTTATTTTTTATCGTACGGGCAAGAGCAGGACCTAAATCGTATTATCGCACATTTTTGGATTCCGATAGGGTTTTATGCTATAATTTTCTATATCAATTATTTAATTCTTATTGATCGCTATTTGTTTACAAAAAAGACATTTGTATTCATCTCTATAAACCTCGGACTTATTGCGTTGTTTTTATATTTAAGAGAACAAATTGAAATTCATTTTTTCGAGGATTTAATGAAAAATGATCCTAGAAAAGCTAACGAGAAACCACCATTCGAAATGTTTGTTTATATGCAAATGCTATCGTACGTGGTTCCGTTATTATTTTCTATTGCGTTAAAAACTACAAAACGCTGGCAAACTACCGAAACCGAGCGTAGAGAAGCCGCAAATGTAAAACTGCATTCCGAATTACAACATTTACGCTATCAGTTACAGCCGCATTTCTTTTTTAATTCGTTAAACAACATTTATTCTTTGGTCGATATTTCGCCAGAACAAGCCAAATCGACCATTCACAGTTTAAGTAAATTGATGCGGTATTTGTTGTACGAAACCAATATTGAAGAGGTGCCTTTATCTAAAGAAATCGATTTTATGAAAAAGTATTTAGAACTTATGAAACTGCGTATTTCCGATAAAACTCAGGTGGTTTCCAAGTTTCCTTCAGACATTTCACCCCTTAAAGTAGCCCCTTTATTATTTATTTCATTAATAGAAAATGCCTTTAAACACGGGGTCTCGGCACATAAAGAAAGTAACATTTACATTGCAATGACTACCGAAGGAAATAAAGTATGTTTTCATATAGAAAATGCCAATTTCCCAAAGCAAACCGATGATAAAAGTGGCTCTGGTATTGGCTTACAAAACCTAAAAAAACGCTTGAATTTATTATACCCTAACAAGCATACCTTTAAAACCGAGGTTTTAGATGGCCGATTTTTAGTAGATTTACAAATAGAAACTTAA
- a CDS encoding galactose-binding domain-containing protein gives MTYLKKLKWLTTLMVVLMSYYSKGYSQTQVVVNSLSEFHSVVQNSDQEIILAPGDYELDDLPSDSRVINCSGSNNTIDMTGVRIKTLVGSIRESYFIISGNDNIVKNGAIEDYYSSGLTEVTDYSAYNNDPALAYGLKGAAVMRISGNNNQLLDFELIIRGSYPYGYGSIYGIGSDRTFNHSKRCGIVINGLEGGGNGNTLDGITMYHYAFGHGIFIQNGAGNNLIKNCYVEGRMRPSADLYNDTETYDYPYRSNYEIAAPGTPFAMPFESPIPIPMDVMYPLSEDGIRSYGGTGAVTVENCTVKNMRGGVRTYLASSATVTNCTSIGNGLTNFNVNSGGQVSESTGDFTYAPIMDVPLDRSGQNIELTIMPSPDAIGPHNIADIDGNNHKITFHRTEGPLDSDEERAIVITGNNSTIVNETEYKIILESTASGNTIISCGGGEIIDNGSLNTITESENCKLPVNLATKYGTATQSTDYESHGSASNAIDGNTNSTWGGRSLSHTSGNATLDPEPWWQVDLSANYQIETIKIYNRTDCCSDRLNNFTVEVIDSNGAVAFSQFYETAPSNAFTITTGDAIGGIVKISKTTSDALALAEVEIFGEDAEVTLSDKTFELSQIKLYPNPANDILNIANAKGEMVSVYSILGKQVLTTKLEHANETIDISGLNTGIYFAEFKIGTTRKIIKLIKK, from the coding sequence ATGACTTATTTAAAAAAACTAAAATGGTTAACCACATTAATGGTGGTTTTAATGTCTTACTATTCTAAAGGTTATTCCCAAACACAAGTAGTAGTTAACTCCTTATCAGAGTTTCATTCTGTTGTACAAAACAGTGATCAAGAAATAATTCTAGCACCTGGCGATTATGAATTAGATGATTTACCAAGTGATTCAAGAGTAATTAATTGTTCAGGTTCTAACAATACTATTGATATGACAGGAGTACGAATTAAGACTTTAGTTGGCTCTATTAGAGAAAGCTACTTTATTATATCTGGAAATGATAATATCGTTAAAAATGGAGCAATTGAAGATTATTATTCTAGTGGTCTTACAGAAGTTACAGACTATAGTGCTTATAATAACGACCCTGCGCTTGCATATGGATTAAAAGGAGCAGCAGTTATGCGTATTTCTGGAAATAACAATCAGTTACTAGATTTTGAATTAATTATTAGAGGTTCTTACCCTTACGGTTATGGAAGTATTTATGGAATAGGATCAGACCGCACATTTAACCATAGTAAACGTTGTGGTATAGTGATTAATGGTCTTGAGGGTGGTGGAAATGGAAACACTTTAGATGGTATAACCATGTATCATTATGCTTTTGGGCATGGTATTTTTATACAAAATGGAGCAGGTAACAATCTAATTAAAAACTGTTATGTTGAAGGAAGAATGAGACCTAGTGCAGATCTTTATAATGACACTGAAACATACGATTATCCGTACCGTAGCAATTATGAAATTGCTGCACCGGGTACTCCTTTTGCAATGCCTTTTGAGTCTCCTATTCCAATTCCTATGGATGTTATGTACCCACTTTCTGAGGATGGTATCCGTTCCTATGGTGGTACCGGCGCTGTAACTGTAGAAAACTGTACAGTAAAAAATATGCGAGGGGGTGTTCGTACCTATTTAGCCTCTAGTGCTACAGTAACAAACTGTACCTCTATAGGCAATGGTTTAACTAATTTTAATGTTAATAGTGGAGGTCAAGTTAGTGAATCAACAGGAGATTTTACTTATGCTCCTATAATGGACGTTCCATTAGATCGTTCAGGTCAAAATATAGAATTGACTATTATGCCATCACCTGATGCTATAGGTCCACACAATATTGCAGATATTGATGGAAATAATCATAAAATTACTTTTCATCGTACAGAAGGGCCTTTAGATAGTGATGAAGAACGCGCAATTGTAATAACAGGAAATAATTCCACTATTGTAAACGAAACGGAATACAAAATTATCCTTGAATCCACTGCAAGTGGAAATACCATTATAAGCTGTGGTGGTGGTGAAATTATAGATAATGGTTCTCTAAACACTATTACTGAAAGTGAAAATTGTAAACTTCCTGTTAACCTAGCAACTAAGTATGGGACAGCAACCCAATCTACAGATTATGAAAGTCATGGTTCTGCGTCAAATGCCATTGATGGGAACACAAATAGTACTTGGGGTGGTCGTTCACTATCTCATACCAGTGGTAACGCAACACTAGATCCAGAACCTTGGTGGCAAGTAGATTTAAGTGCGAATTACCAAATAGAAACCATAAAAATATATAATAGAACAGATTGCTGTTCAGATAGACTTAATAATTTTACAGTAGAAGTAATTGATTCAAATGGTGCCGTAGCTTTTAGTCAATTTTATGAAACAGCACCAAGTAATGCTTTTACCATAACTACAGGAGATGCTATTGGAGGTATTGTAAAAATATCTAAAACAACTTCTGATGCTTTAGCATTAGCCGAAGTCGAAATTTTTGGTGAAGATGCTGAAGTTACCTTATCGGACAAGACATTTGAACTCAGTCAAATCAAACTATACCCAAACCCAGCCAACGATATACTTAACATAGCAAATGCAAAAGGAGAAATGGTGTCAGTTTATAGTATTCTTGGTAAACAGGTTTTAACAACAAAACTAGAACACGCCAATGAAACTATAGATATTAGTGGTTTAAATACAGGTATATATTTTGCTGAATTTAAGATTGGAACAACTAGAAAAATAATAAAACTAATTAAAAAATAA